In the genome of Spea bombifrons isolate aSpeBom1 chromosome 11, aSpeBom1.2.pri, whole genome shotgun sequence, one region contains:
- the LOC128468893 gene encoding histone H3 produces MARTKQTARKSTGGKAPRKQLATKAARKSAPATGGVKKPHRYRPGTVALREIRRYQKSTELLIRKLPFQRLVREIAQDFKTDLRFQSSAVMALQEASEAYLVGLFEDTNLCAIHAKRVTIMPKDIQLARRIRGERA; encoded by the coding sequence ATGGCTCGCACCAAACAGACAGCCCGTAAGTCCACCGGAGGAAAAGCTCCTCGGAAGCAGCTGGCGACCAAAGCTGCGAGGAAAAGCGCTCCAGCTACCGGCGGCGTGAAGAAGCCACATCGCTACCGCCCGGGCACCGTAGCTCTTAGGGAAATCCGCCGTTACCAGAAGTCTACGGAGTTGCTTATCAGAAAGCTGCCTTTCCAACGGCTGGTGCGTGAGATTGCTCAAGATTTCAAAACCGATCTACGTTTCCAGAGTTCTGCTGTTATGGCTCTCCAGGAAGCCAGCGAGGCTTACCTCGTGGGGCTTTTCGAAGACACCAATTTGTGCGCTATTCACGCTAAGCGGGTTACTATCATGCCTAAAGATATTCAGCTGGCTCGTAGGATCAGAGGAGAACGTGCTTAA
- the LOC128468860 gene encoding histone H1B-like: protein MAETAPSPAPPPAETSSKKKQPKKPAAAKSRPVKSGPSVSELIVKAVSASKERSGVSLAALKKALAAGGYDVEKNNSRLKLALKGLVSKETLIQLKGSGASGSFKLNKKQLESKEKTSKKKETPVKPKKAAPTKVVKSPKKAPAGVKKSPKKIKKPSAAAKSPKKPKVVKAKKAGKSPAKKATKPKAAKSPAKPKPAKSPAKPKPAKSPAKPKAKKAAPKK from the coding sequence ATGGCCGAGAcagctccttccccggcgcctCCGCCGGCAGAAACCTCTTCCAAGAAGAAACAGCCGAAGAAGCCGGCAGCTGCAAAAAGCCGTCCTGTGAAGTCCGGTCCCAGTGTCTCCGAGCTGATTGTGAAAGCGGTCTCTGCGTCCAAGGAGCGCAGCGGGGTGTCTCTCGCAGCTCTTAAAAAAGCACTCGCTGCTGGCGGCTACGACGTAGAAAAGAATAACAGCCGCCTGAAGCTCGCTCTCAAGGGTCTGGTGTCTAAAGAGACCCTGATCCAGCTGAAAGGAAGCGGTGCCTCTGGCTCTTTCAAGCTGAACAAAAAGCAGCTGGAGAGCAAAGAGAAGACATCAAAGAAGAAGGAAACTCCCGTAAAGCCTAAAAAAGCAGCCCCTACGAAGGTTGTGAAGTCGCCCAAGAAAGCCCCTGCAGGAGTGAAGAAAAGCCCGAAAAAGATCAAGAAACCGTCGGCCGCTGCCAAGAGTCCCAAGAAGCCTAAGGTTGTTAAAGCGAAGAAAGCTGGCAAGAGCCCAGCTAAGAAGGCCACAAAGCCCAAGGCAGCCAAAAGCCCCGCTAAGCCCAAGCCTGCCAAAAGCCCCGCTAAGCCCAAGCCTGCCAAAAGCCCCGCTAAGCCCAAGGCTAAAAAGGCAGCCCCCAaaaagtga